The DNA sequence ACAAGCTGCATATTTACAAACAGGAACTCAAGGTAATTGGGGTGAGATTTGAATTTGAGGAGGCATCATCTTACATTGGAAGCCGCCTCATGTCTATGGCTGCAAGCAACGTGTTAACCAGAGACTGTGTGTACTCCTTGCTGCGGCTAATTCGGTTCCTACGAGAGAAGGTTCTATCTCCAAGTCAATTGATTGACAGTGTCAAAGATGGATGTTGGATGAAGAGTACTGTTGGATATAGGCGTCCTTCTGATTGTATCATCAAAGATTCAGAATGGGCAGTGGCATCTTGTATCAGTGACCAACCATTCCTTGATGTCGAGTTCTATGGCGAGGACATCCTTTCATATAAATCAGAGCTGGAGTTGCTTGGTGTTATTGTTGGGTTCAAAAACAATTACCATCTTGTTATTGATAACTTCAAGTTCAGATCCTCTGCTATTACTTCTGAGTCTACTGTATTAATCCTCAAATGCATTCGTTATGTTGGATCATGTCAAGATTTCATAAGGAAGCTTAGAGATTTGAAATGGGTGAAGACTAATGTGGGATTTTGTGCTCCAAATGTCTCTTTTCTTGTGGATTCTGAATGGGAATGCCTTGTGAAGATCTTCAAAGGAGTTCCAATAATTGATTTAGGATTTTATGGGAGTGTGATCAGTTCATACaaagaagagttgaagaaggcCGGTTTGATCACACGATTTGAGGAGGCATCGATGGCTATAGCCAATGTTTTCAAGCGCATGGTATCGGAGTCATCACTTACGAAGGCTAATGTCCTAGCTCTTCTACTAGCTTACCGGCAGCTGAGAACACACAGCccacttcctgttgagcttTTCAACTGCATGCGCACAGAGAAGTGGATACACACATCGCTAGGGTTTCAATCTCCATCAAATACAATCCTATTTGATAATGCATGGCAATATCTATCTCCCATATCAATATTACCGTTCATTGATGATGGTGACACTTGTAATGGTTTGGGGATGGATATATACGGCTATAAAGATGAGCTTAGGGAGTTGGGTGTTACTGTTGAAGTGAAATTTGGTgccagatttgcccttgctggCCTCAGCATTCCTGATGATCCTTCCATTTTGTCCAAAGCTACCATTTTGTCGTTTCTGGAGTGTATCAAGAactactttgcctctgcaactgAACCTCCAAAGGGCTTTAAAGACCAGATTTGCAAGAAGTTGTTGAAGACATCCTTGGGCTACCAATATCCTGATGAATGTATTCTCTTCGATGCAAAAAATTGTTTTCTACAGATGGAAGATGGCCCTTTCATCGATGAAGCATTCTATGGTTCAGATATAGCTTCTTTCAAACATCCCCTTGCGATGATTGGAGTGACTGTGGATGTTAATTCTGCACAAGATCTTATTGCCCGGTATCTGAGGAACAAAAAAGATATAGATACTATTTCCCGGATCTACATGTATCTGAAGAAATGTAACTGGAAGCCTGacaaaaacaacaacaacaacagaaATTGGATTTGGATACCAAAGGAAACAGAGGGTGGAGACTGGGTGAGCTCAAGAAGTTGTGTTCTGTATGATAAGAACAATCTATTTGGCCTGCAGCTGCATGTTCTGGACAAATATTATGACAGAAAGCTGCTTGACTTCTTTTCACTTGCTTTCAGTGTGAGGCATGGACCTTGTTCTGAAGACTATTGCAAACTATGGGCCACATGGGAGAGTTCAGTGCACGAGCTACCCATATCTGATTGCTTGGCTTTCTGGAAATTCATAGCAAAGAACTGGACCAAGAAAACAGAGGAACTTCTTTCTGGTTGTGTCAAGGTTCCAGTATGTATTGATGGCAAGATCATTTTATCAAACAAGGAGAACGTGTTCATTCCTGATGATCTGCTGCTTGCGGATTTGTTCAGAAAGCATCCTAAACAATCACTCTTCATCTGGTATCCTTCTTCTGCCCTACCTTCCATGTCTCGAGCAAGGTTTAACAGCATATATGGCAGTATTGGTGTCAGGACAATCTCAGAAGCAGTGGCCAAGAATGATTCTTTCACTTCAGCGAATAGCCATTTCAAAACAGCTGTTCTGAGTAAGGTGATCAAGGTTGGCTTGCTCCAAATAGTCCTCGCATTCCTTTCCAACCCTAATTTTGACATTCCTGCTAAAGATAGGCATCATCTGGTTTCATGCCTTCTGAATGTGACTATCGAAGAGAccgatgaaccaatcacaatggcATATAGTGTGAGTTTGTCCTCTGGAGAGATGGTTGAGGTGAAGGCTAGACGAATGCTTCGGTGGGAAAGGGAGAATTCAAAGCTGTACATGCAGAGAAGTGATGGTGCATCCAGCTATGAAGACAAGATTGAACTTGCGACCTACTTTGCACATGAGATATCTCATGGGTTGCTCTTTCAGATGCCAGATCAGATATCTTCACTCACTGAACTCATAAAAATTGGCAGCTTAGTGGACTTCCAGCAGGCCGCTGTTGCGTTCTTGCTGAAGTCCAAAAACCTGCAGCTGTTCCCTGAAGATGAAGATTTCCTGAACTCTTCTGTGCTAGGTACACGTCCTTAAATCTAAACATTAGCATCTTGTCCTTATATGTTTTCTCACAAGTACATCATCACACAATTAACCGATGTTCTGAGGCTAATTTCAATGCACAGGTGGCAGCAAAAAACCAGTGGACAACTAGCAGCCTGCAGATTTTACTCTTCTGTACTTGTTCAAGGTCAGTAAATTTCTATCTAATCGTTAAAAAAAAGTAAATTAATTACTGTCTTCAATACTTTACTGGCCATTTGCATTCACGTACTGTTTCAAGGCTGCGCCAGTTTTTCTTGATGCATCAAAGTCTTATGTATCTTATCTCTGTGCGCAGGTTGCTGATGGCCTGCAATTCCTAGAAAAATCCGGTGTTGCGCTTGCGCTTGTGCAGTTGTGCCTAGAGATCCCGGAATATCATCAACGAACGTGGTGTCTTCTATGATGCATATGTATCGTTAGACTAATATCTCCTGAATATCCAGTGCCTCCTGGTACAAAACTTGTCAGTTGTTTCGGTGCAGATGCTTATCTCAGTGTTAAATGACACCAAGTACTTGAATTACTGTTACTATTATTATCGTCAATGCCTTGTGTGTGCTCCGATTTATGGTCCTGCTACATGAGTTGTGTTTTAGATTTGTGGCAGTGACAGTGATCTGTTAATTGCACGGGTTTTGCTTGTACTGGAGGCCAAATAGAGTTGTTTCCGTCGGTGTATAGGCTTGGCGTATCAGTTgcagtcttttttttttgaattggaGTGTTGCAGTCTTGCCAATGAATGTTGTCACGTTTCTGTAACCAAGATAGCATATTTGTTCTTTCACGTCTCATGAAATGCACTACTAGATgtcaaacaaatttatttgacaCTGGTCTAGAAGCATTGAACATCCTAAATTAGATGCTCTTCTA is a window from the Sorghum bicolor cultivar BTx623 chromosome 5, Sorghum_bicolor_NCBIv3, whole genome shotgun sequence genome containing:
- the LOC8055020 gene encoding uncharacterized protein LOC8055020, encoding MSSSSAMPPPASPREHVERIRRERYYIGRGEQNPLAEDMHQAVNYLSQELYSKDVHFLMELVQNAEDNEYPSEVAPSLEFLITSKDITGCGASSTLLIFNNERGFSSTNIESICRVGKSTKKGNRHQGYIGEKGIGFKSVFLISSQPYIFSNGYQIKFNEKPCAECNIGYIVPQWVESTPSLSDIEAIYGCSKVLPTTTIILPLKSEKIDAVKSQLSSMHPEMLLFLTKIRKLSVREDKSDPNNTTVSEISISSEKNYQARKNMHAESYTLHLSSEETGKDEAECGYYMWRQKFPVKPENRVNKRAEIDEWVITLAFPHGERLSRGKQLSPGIYAFLPTEMVTSFPFIIQADFLLGSSREAILFDNPWNKGILDCVPSAFMNAFVTLVKSKADAPAMSLPSMFSFLPVNSSLIPLLEPVRSGIKYKVLTENIVPLESYASQKIFCKPSEVARLKPAFWAILGKAREFGVDLKSLSTHGTYILSSHFDKSRYNSVLEFLGIKSVSTEWYAKCIEGSNLVKEVDEQLYLEILHFVASNWENCFSGTNMMSVPLLKYVDRNGVLSFWSISRASQQKDRLCIASDMKYRSWLISWNKEFLSSNKFFLHPSTQAALDGFSQKMTVESWLRNHARVEVVSVYSYGSTVVDSLSNDQRSVLAFAHFLYHSFKMEHIESFWLSKLCCAMPIVDRYGNVVNKTENIIVPAKGSKWVGLLGTYPWRNQGYIELSADYKSVGHFAGNYTSEDQLLEFLKIHLHASDVPLIRPPNVRFHTVSSPLNVDNTFLLLEWIRNIRSNGVTLPDQFLACVEEGSWLKTSVGYKPPNESFLSSANWGSLLQSGPSFIDIPMIDQQFYQNKLHIYKQELKVIGVRFEFEEASSYIGSRLMSMAASNVLTRDCVYSLLRLIRFLREKVLSPSQLIDSVKDGCWMKSTVGYRRPSDCIIKDSEWAVASCISDQPFLDVEFYGEDILSYKSELELLGVIVGFKNNYHLVIDNFKFRSSAITSESTVLILKCIRYVGSCQDFIRKLRDLKWVKTNVGFCAPNVSFLVDSEWECLVKIFKGVPIIDLGFYGSVISSYKEELKKAGLITRFEEASMAIANVFKRMVSESSLTKANVLALLLAYRQLRTHSPLPVELFNCMRTEKWIHTSLGFQSPSNTILFDNAWQYLSPISILPFIDDGDTCNGLGMDIYGYKDELRELGVTVEVKFGARFALAGLSIPDDPSILSKATILSFLECIKNYFASATEPPKGFKDQICKKLLKTSLGYQYPDECILFDAKNCFLQMEDGPFIDEAFYGSDIASFKHPLAMIGVTVDVNSAQDLIARYLRNKKDIDTISRIYMYLKKCNWKPDKNNNNNRNWIWIPKETEGGDWVSSRSCVLYDKNNLFGLQLHVLDKYYDRKLLDFFSLAFSVRHGPCSEDYCKLWATWESSVHELPISDCLAFWKFIAKNWTKKTEELLSGCVKVPVCIDGKIILSNKENVFIPDDLLLADLFRKHPKQSLFIWYPSSALPSMSRARFNSIYGSIGVRTISEAVAKNDSFTSANSHFKTAVLSKVIKVGLLQIVLAFLSNPNFDIPAKDRHHLVSCLLNVTIEETDEPITMAYSVSLSSGEMVEVKARRMLRWERENSKLYMQRSDGASSYEDKIELATYFAHEISHGLLFQMPDQISSLTELIKIGSLVDFQQAAVAFLLKSKNLQLFPEDEDFLNSSVLGGSKKPVDN